Genomic window (Devosia chinhatensis):
GCGGCATCCTTATCGCCACTGCGTGCAGCCAGTGAGAACCACTTGAACGAATTCTCGAAGCTCTGCTCGACGCCGAGCCCCCTTGCATAGAGCATGCCCAGATTGAACTGGCTGTCGGTCATGCCCATGGCTGCGGCCTTCTCGAACCATTCTGCGGCCAGTTCGAATTGCTGCTCGCCCAACTGGCCGCCGGCATAGAGCGCGGCCAAGTTGTGCATCGCCATGCGATTGCCGGATTCGGCAGCGCGCTGATACCAGAGACGGGCCTGCTCCATGTCCTGCTCGACGCCGGTGCCGAGCTCATAAAGATTACCAAGCCGGTATTGCGCCGGAGAAAAACCCTGCGCCGCCGACCGCTCATACCAGATGGCGGCGGCCTCGAAATCCTGCTCGACCTGGCGGCCTTCGCTGAAGATCGCAGCGACCTCGAACTGAGCCGAGGCGCTGCCCTTGGCGGCTGCCTCGCGCAGTTCAAGCGGTCCGATGGCCTCCGGCGGGAGGTCAAAACTTTCGGCGGCTGCATTGAGCTCGGGAATCGGCGCGGCCGTGTCGATTGCCGCCTGCTCGCGGATGGACCCAGTAATTTCGGGGGCGGGCTCGGGCGCGGCAGGTGCCAATTCGATCCGGCCGTTCTCGGCCGTGAGACTCGGCGGCATCGCAGTGGACATGGCCGGCGTCGAGGCACGCGAAAAGCTCATCGGCTCGCCAGGATTGATCGAGCCGGTGGCTGTGGCGTCGGCAAAATCGATGATGCGCGGCCCCACGAGGTCGGACTGGTCCGCTGACGGTTCCGGATTGGCGGGCGCTGCCTCCGGCACACTGGTGCTGGCAGCGGCGGCATTCTGTGACGCTGCCGGCGGGTTCATCCGCTGAAGGACCAGATTGAGCGCCAGCATGGAGACGGCGACAAGCGTGGCGGCGAGCAGCAGCGGCCGGCGATGACGGGTGAGGAAGCTTTGCTTGTCGCCCTCGTCGCCAGGCCTGGTGGTTGCCTGGATATCGGGCGCGGCCGGAGTCGCCTTGCCCTTCCTGCCTTGCTTGACCGCAAGCTTTTCAGCCTTGTTTTGCTTTTCCGGCTTGGCTGGCTTTTCCGCGACAACGGCCGCAGCTGGAGTTTCGATCGGGTCGCTTGCCTCGTCTCTGGACGGACGGACCCGCGCCAGGGCACGGGCAATGATCGAATTGCCTGCGGCCGCTTCGGGCTTTTCCTGTCGCAAGCGCTGGGCGCGCCGGGCGGCTGCGACGAAGGTGCTCGTGCTCGTGCTCGAGGGCGCCGTTGCTTCCACCTTGGGCTCGGGCTTGGGCGCGACCTCGGCAAACGGATCGACGTCCTGGGGGGCAAGGCTCGATAGCGGTCGCGGCGGCATCTGCGCCTGCGACGGATCAAAGCTATGTGCTGCAGGGCTCGGTGCGGCTTCGCTCTTTGCGCGGGAAGGCATGGCGCGCTTGGATGCTGGAGCCGCGCCGGCCTGACGGAAGCCCGGATCGATCAGCGGCGCATCGTCTGCCGGATTGGCGGGCATGGCATCGCTCTTGTCGCGACTGAGGCCGGCCAGGATCGTATCGAGCTTGGCGTGGCTGTCCCGACGCGGCTCGATTGCTTCCTCGAAAGGATCGAGCTTCGTTTCTGCCGGGGCCGGCATGACGGGAGCGGAAAGTTCCGGCTTGGGTTCTGTCTTGAGTTCGACCTTCGGTTCGGCCTTGTGTTCGGCCGGCGGGGCGTCACTCCGCCCGGACAGCATGGCTTCGAGCCTGGCGAGACGCTCGGCGGTATCGCGTCCAGCCGTGTTGAGCAGCGCCGACATGCGCTTTTCCATGGCCTGGATATCTTCGCTCCCCGTCGCGGGTGCAGAGGACTGGGCCACAGCGGCCGAGGCCTTGGTTGCGATCATGTCGGCCAATGAGTCGTAATCGGGCGTCTTGCCGGCCGACTTGATGAGACCTGTCAGGCGGTCTTCGATGCTCTTGAGGCTTTCCGGACCG
Coding sequences:
- a CDS encoding SEL1-like repeat protein; protein product: MPRASSQTDFAEPAREASEWQALRGELVALLDKVESHYGQAEVITEVPAANGLTQRVRSLRDQMNGTETTSRRQEALRTVKRAVDRFSDRDRPEFADDADDLTQAIAQIRSRQGAQVSAMRRIDMPEIRELSVLVGGMSERLESLEEDLRSQKHGAGNVREVAGQVEQLTQVVELLAGAIGETGQVKRLEAQIAALGAMIEHAPRVDLDAVNARLDDVSGTVSKLAELQAQQMEREVARETRRGASSPTDPLAALAPSMEAIEAGMRNVYDRVDALERNVAVSSADFESLTGELASFTRAMQEKSGEPDFLVARIAALTDRIEEMDGGNDDVAALKSEIHALRDVVSAGLEPRFLRLENQIEALSDKIDTSAVESQLKALMARMDDAGTQLEGLARLYASGEDKQDFEALATMVAERTGEVISRKAPAPVAMFGPESLKSIEDRLTGLIKSAGKTPDYDSLADMIATKASAAVAQSSAPATGSEDIQAMEKRMSALLNTAGRDTAERLARLEAMLSGRSDAPPAEHKAEPKVELKTEPKPELSAPVMPAPAETKLDPFEEAIEPRRDSHAKLDTILAGLSRDKSDAMPANPADDAPLIDPGFRQAGAAPASKRAMPSRAKSEAAPSPAAHSFDPSQAQMPPRPLSSLAPQDVDPFAEVAPKPEPKVEATAPSSTSTSTFVAAARRAQRLRQEKPEAAAGNSIIARALARVRPSRDEASDPIETPAAAVVAEKPAKPEKQNKAEKLAVKQGRKGKATPAAPDIQATTRPGDEGDKQSFLTRHRRPLLLAATLVAVSMLALNLVLQRMNPPAASQNAAAASTSVPEAAPANPEPSADQSDLVGPRIIDFADATATGSINPGEPMSFSRASTPAMSTAMPPSLTAENGRIELAPAAPEPAPEITGSIREQAAIDTAAPIPELNAAAESFDLPPEAIGPLELREAAAKGSASAQFEVAAIFSEGRQVEQDFEAAAIWYERSAAQGFSPAQYRLGNLYELGTGVEQDMEQARLWYQRAAESGNRMAMHNLAALYAGGQLGEQQFELAAEWFEKAAAMGMTDSQFNLGMLYARGLGVEQSFENSFKWFSLAARSGDKDAAQARDDIAKSLSAEAVSRITETLGEWKNAPIVLAANYAPIGTWSSTFDPGETIKGRDIVLKVQQTLARLGFDIGTPDGVVGPRTAEAIKTFERETGMSEVGQINPRLLAVLGSQPV